From Saccharomycodes ludwigii strain NBRC 1722 chromosome IV, whole genome shotgun sequence, one genomic window encodes:
- a CDS encoding NMT1/THI5 family protein (similar to Saccharomyces cerevisiae YDL244W | THI13 | THIamine metabolism), which translates to MTTDKITFLLNWQTAAYHIPIYLAQTKGYFKEQGLDIAILEPSNPSDVTELIGSGKVDMGLKAMIHTLAAKARGFPVTSVASLLDEPFTGLLYLKGSGITEDFQSLKGKKIGYVGEFGKIQLDELTKHYGMTPNDYTAVRCGMNVAKYIIEGKIHAGIGIECIQQVELEEYCKKQGRPVTDVQMLRIDKLACLGCCCFCTILYICNDEFLAKNGDKVRKFLIAIKKATDDVLNHPEQSWATYTDLKPQLNTDLAYKQYQRCFAYFSSSLYNVHRDWKKVTGYGKRLEILPLDYKSNYTNEYLSWPEPNEVEDPLEAQRLMGIHQEKCREEGSFKRLVVPLKH; encoded by the coding sequence ATGACCACTGATAAAATCACCTTTTTACTTAACTGGCAAACTGCTGCATACCACATTCCAATTTATTTGGCTCAAACCAAGGGATACTTCAAAGAGCAAGGCTTAGATATTGCTATTTTGGAACCAAGCAATCCATCCGATGTAACTGAATTAATTGGGTCTGGTAAAGTCGACATGGGTTTGAAAGCTATGATTCACACTTTGGCCGCTAAAGCTAGAGGGTTCCCTGTTACTTCTGTTGCCTCTTTGTTAGACGAACCATTCACTGGGTTATTGTACTTGAAAGGCAGCGGTATCACTGAAGATTTCCAATCTTTGAAGGGTAAAAAGATTGGTTATGTTGGTGAATTTGGTAAGATCCAATTGGACGAATTGACCAAGCATTATGGTATGACACCAAACGACTACACTGCTGTTAGATGTGGTATGAATGTTGCCAAATATATCATCGAGGGCAAGATTCATGCTGGTATTGGTATTGAATGTATTCAACAAGTGGAATTGGAAGAATACTGCAAAAAGCAGGGCAGACCAGTTACTGATGTTCAAATGTTGAGAATTGACAAGTTGGCTTGTTTGGGTTGTTGCTGTTTCTGTACTATTTTGTACATTTGTAATGATGAATTTTTGGCCAAGAATGGAGACAAAGTTAGAAAGTTTTTGATTGCCATTAAAAAGGCCACTGATGATGTTTTGAACCACCCAGAACAATCTTGGGCTACATATACAGATTTGAAGCCACAATTGAATACTGATTTGGCTTACAAACAATACCAAAGATGTTTTGCTTACTTTTCCAGTTCTTTGTACAATGTGCATCGTGATTGGAAAAAAGTTACTGGGTACGGTAAGAGATTGGAGATTTTGCCATTGGATTACAAGTCCAATTACACCAATGAATATTTGTCATGGCCAGAACCCAACGAAGTGGAAGACCCATTAGAAGCCCAAAGATTGATGGGTATTCACCAAGAAAAATGCAGAGAAGAGGGGTCTTTCAAGAGATTAGTTGTTCCATTGAAACATTGA
- a CDS encoding MCT family MFS transporter (similar to Saccharomyces cerevisiae YOL119C | MCH4 | MonoCarboxylate transporter Homologue) produces MTDIQLQDISSSLRTFIINDTEPKSYSTAIKPLSAYQDYKQYDYQQTQESSIQEDISEFPDGGFEAYTSLFGTFCGLVPVFGVFNSLGAIQSYISNQQLAGVKASNISWIFSSYLTICFASSVLVGAYFDRNGGRIPGILVTILFVGGIMAMANSTKIWHFILSFGVCCGVATGFMATISMSSVTTWFYKKRSTATSIALLGGSIGGIIFPIMLRKLFVELGFEWAIRILGFISLGCLLCYMCLSKERPIDNKDARHLKKPFESRRQCVRWYITSCFNWRYLLDYKFLFTSLGVSLAESSLTAASTYFASYAIFKGNSEETSYVLLTMINVFSIVGRVLPGYLSDHFFGGFNVIIVMVIMCTVFNFAIWLPFGGNSKCLWAYSCLYGVSSGGIMSLTPPLIGKISKTVDFGKRYSTTYLIQAVLTLPIIPICGAIIGNDPSLSDYNNFIIFATMLMLGGAFCYIIARYLCVGFKLVAF; encoded by the coding sequence ATGACAGATATTCAATTGCAAGATATTTCTTCCAGTTTAAGGACCTTTATAATAAACGACACTGAGCCTAAATCATATTCAACTGCCATAAAACCCTTGTCTGCGTACCAGGATTACAAGCAATATGATTATCAACAAACCCAAGAGTCATCCATTCAAGAAGATATATCAGAGTTCCCAGATGGTGGATTCGAGGCATATACTTCTCTATTCGGGACATTTTGCGGGCTAGTGCCTGTATTTGGTGTGTTTAACAGTTTAGGTGCAATTCAAAGTTATATCAGTAATCAACAATTAGCTGGTGTCAAGGCTTCCAATATTTCTTGGATTTTCTCTTCATATTTAACTATTTGTTTTGCTAGCAGCGTTTTAGTTGGTGCCTATTTTGATAGGAACGGAGGCAGGATTCCAGGCATTTTGGTGactatattatttgttggTGGAATAATGGCAATGGCAAATTCTACGAAAATTTggcattttattttatccttTGGGGTTTGTTGTGGCGTTGCTACTGGATTTATGGCCACTATTTCTATGAGTTCTGTTACTACTTGGTTTTACAAAAAACGGTCTACAGCTACTAGCATAGCATTATTAGGAGGGTCTATAGGTGGGATTATCTTTCCAATTATGCTACGAAAATTGTTTGTGGAATTAGGCTTTGAATGGGCTATAAGGATTTTAGGATTCATTAGTTTAGGTTGTTTATTATGCTATATGTGCTTAAGTAAAGAACGACCTATCGATAATAAAGATGCCCGCCATTTGAAGAAACCATTCGAATCAAGAAGACAGTGTGTGCGTTGGTACATAACCTCCTGTTTTAACTGGAGATATTTATTGGAttacaaatttttatttacttcaTTAGGAGTGTCTCTTGCTGAAAGTTCTTTAACGGCTGCTTCCACTTATTTTGCATCTTATGCTATTTTTAAAGGTAATTCAGAAGAGACTTCTTATGTTTTGCTTACGATGATCAATGTTTTCAGTATAGTGGGCCGTGTTTTACCAGGATATCTTTCTGATCACTTTTTTGGAGGATTTAATGTTATAATTGTTATGGTTATTATGTGTACTGTATTTAACTTTGCTATTTGGTTACCATTTGGTGGTAATAGCAAGTGTTTATGGGCATATTCATGTCTGTATGGGGTTTCTAGTGGCGGTATTATGAGTTTGACCCCTCCATTAATTGGTAAAATATCTAAAACTGTTGACTTTGGGAAAAGATACTCTACTACTTATCTGATACAAGCAGTTCTAACTTTACCTATTATTCCAATATGTGGTGCCATAATTGGGAATGACCCATCGCTTTCagattataataattttataatttttgctACAATGCTGATGCTAGGTGGTGCTTTTTGCTATATTATAGCAAGATATTTATGCGTGGGGTTTAAATTGGTTGCTTTTTAG
- a CDS encoding class I SAM-dependent methyltransferase (similar to Saccharomyces cerevisiae YHR209W | CRG1 | Cantharidin Resistance Gene), translated as MSTFADQKFDSKHYKDNRPTYPESLYNAILSYHKGERETAVDVGCGTGIGTFPLLKYFHHVVGTDPSSKMLEPANELKKEFEQKNTDKTIKFLCCKAENLSSVLPPDSVDLITCAEAIHWFDTDKFFKEAYKVLKTNGTLAIWAYVEPRFLDYPKANEIYEKFVFDDDRYMGPCWQQPGKSYLRNFCRDIKLPTDLFSDVIKIDYVPMKSNKKTAFQIARDDYTMADFRKYLYSWSAYHNWQQKYGGEGKNIADMFVGKLKEEFGWTDDTKLRVEWGTFYILARK; from the coding sequence atgtcTACATTTGCAGACCAAAAGTTTGATTCAAAACATTACAAGGATAACAGACCAACATACCCTGAATCTTTATATAACGCCATTCTTTCATATCATAAGGGTGAAAGAGAAACTGCAGTTGACGTTGGTTGTGGTACTGGTATTGGAACTTTCCCTTTATTGAAATACTTCCATCATGTTGTCGGTACCGATCCTTCAAGTAAGATGTTAGAACCAGCTAACgaactaaaaaaagaatttgaacaaaaaaacactgacaaaactataaaatttttgtgtTGTAAAGCTGAAAACCTGAGCTCTGTTCTTCCACCAGATTCAGTTGATTTAATCACTTGTGCAGAAGCCATTCATTGGTTTGATACAGACAAGTTCTTCAAGGAAGCTtataaagttttgaaaactaATGGCACGTTGGCTATTTGGGCTTATGTCGAACCAAGGTTTCTTGATTATCCAAAGGCAAACGAAATTTATGagaaatttgtttttgacGATGATAGGTACATGGGCCCATGCTGGCAACAGCCTGGTAAATCATATTTGAGGAATTTTTGCAGGGATATTAAGTTACCAACTGATCTTTTCTCAGACGTGATTAAAATTGACTATGTTCCAATGAAAAGTAACAAAAAGACTGCTTTCCAAATTGCTAGAGATGACTATACCATGGCtgattttagaaaatatttgtatagTTGGAGTGCTTACCACAATTggcaacaaaaatatggaGGAGAAGGGAAAAATATTGCTGATATGTTTGTTGGCAAGTTGAAAGAAGAATTTGGTTGGACTGATGATACTAAGTTAAGAGTTGAATGGGgaactttttatattttggcTAGAAAGTAA